The following are encoded together in the Thalassolituus oleivorans MIL-1 genome:
- the coaBC gene encoding bifunctional phosphopantothenoylcysteine decarboxylase/phosphopantothenate--cysteine ligase CoaBC, translating into MQQLCNRRILLGISGGIAAYKSAELVRFLKRAGADVRVVMTSGALEFITPLTLQALSGNPVHHALLDPEAEAGMGHIELAKWADLILIAPASANVIARLAQGMGNDLLTTVVLASEAKLCLAPAMNQAMWLDPITQSNLQRLKDAHGANLQVIGPAEGQQACGDVGPGRMLEPELIAQTIAEQFESGILAGVSVVITAGPTREAIDPVRYISNHSSGKMGYALAAAARDAGARVTVISGPVNILPPERVRVVPVSSALDMLQAAQSEQEHCQIFIAAAAVADYRPAQVAEQKVKKSTDELTLTLIKNPDIVATVAAQENAPFTVGFAAETQDVEHYARDKLNRKKLAMIIANDVSRNDIGFNSDDNAVSVFWPTGEARYEAMSKQQLARHLITLMADRYQEYLLNRTENTHA; encoded by the coding sequence ATGCAACAACTCTGTAATCGTCGCATTCTACTTGGCATTAGCGGTGGTATTGCCGCTTATAAAAGCGCCGAACTGGTGCGTTTCTTAAAACGCGCCGGTGCCGATGTGCGCGTGGTAATGACCAGTGGCGCTCTTGAATTTATTACCCCACTCACCCTACAGGCATTGTCCGGTAATCCCGTTCACCATGCGTTACTAGACCCTGAAGCCGAAGCGGGTATGGGACATATCGAATTAGCTAAGTGGGCTGATCTCATTCTCATCGCTCCGGCCTCGGCTAATGTGATTGCTCGCTTAGCTCAAGGCATGGGCAACGACTTACTAACAACCGTGGTGCTCGCCAGCGAAGCCAAACTTTGCCTCGCGCCAGCTATGAATCAAGCCATGTGGCTTGATCCGATCACCCAAAGCAATCTCCAGCGTCTTAAAGATGCGCATGGCGCTAATCTGCAAGTCATCGGCCCCGCAGAAGGTCAACAAGCTTGTGGCGATGTCGGCCCTGGACGCATGCTAGAGCCAGAATTAATTGCGCAAACCATAGCCGAGCAATTCGAAAGCGGCATATTAGCCGGTGTTAGCGTTGTTATTACCGCAGGACCGACTCGCGAAGCCATCGACCCCGTGCGCTATATAAGCAACCATAGCTCAGGCAAAATGGGCTATGCCCTTGCTGCTGCCGCTCGCGATGCCGGCGCCCGAGTGACTGTGATTTCCGGCCCTGTGAATATTCTCCCCCCTGAGCGCGTTCGCGTAGTTCCGGTATCCAGCGCATTAGATATGCTGCAAGCGGCACAAAGCGAACAAGAACACTGTCAAATTTTCATTGCAGCCGCCGCCGTTGCCGATTACCGCCCAGCACAAGTCGCTGAGCAGAAAGTGAAGAAATCAACCGATGAGTTGACCCTAACCCTCATCAAAAATCCAGATATCGTCGCCACAGTAGCAGCGCAAGAAAATGCCCCTTTTACGGTGGGATTTGCCGCTGAAACCCAAGATGTTGAACATTACGCCCGCGACAAACTCAATCGCAAAAAACTCGCCATGATCATAGCCAACGATGTGTCGCGTAATGACATAGGCTTTAATAGCGACGACAATGCGGTTAGTGTGTTCTGGCCAACAGGCGAAGCGCGCTACGAAGCAATGAGTAAGCAACAACTAGCACGACACCTGATCACCTTAATGGCTGATCGTTACCAAGAATATTTACTGAATAGAACGGAAAATACCCATGCATAA
- the radC gene encoding RadC family protein produces MAICDWPAQERPREKLLEQGSKSLSDAELLAIFLRTGVTGKSAVDLARELLNDFGGLRPLLVASQGKFCESHGLGPAKYAQLQAVLEMARRHLAEELRRGDALTSPEHTRQYLQAQLRDLDYEVFACLFLDNQNRVVKYDELFRGTIDGAAVYPREVLKKALAQGAAAVIFAHNHPSGIAEPSSADRVITDRLQQALSLVDIRVLDHLVIGDGYCVSFAERGWI; encoded by the coding sequence ATGGCTATTTGCGATTGGCCAGCGCAGGAGCGCCCGCGAGAAAAACTATTGGAACAAGGGTCTAAAAGCCTTTCAGATGCTGAATTACTGGCGATTTTCTTACGTACTGGCGTTACCGGTAAGAGCGCAGTGGATTTGGCTCGAGAATTATTAAACGACTTCGGCGGTCTGAGACCTTTGCTGGTGGCGTCACAGGGTAAGTTTTGTGAGTCACACGGTTTAGGTCCAGCGAAGTATGCGCAGTTACAAGCGGTACTTGAAATGGCACGAAGACATTTAGCGGAAGAGCTAAGGCGCGGAGATGCGCTTACTAGTCCGGAACATACTCGGCAATATTTACAAGCGCAGTTGCGAGACCTTGATTATGAGGTGTTTGCCTGCCTGTTTCTTGATAATCAAAATCGCGTCGTTAAATATGATGAATTGTTTCGCGGCACGATTGATGGTGCGGCTGTTTATCCGCGCGAGGTATTGAAAAAAGCGCTCGCTCAAGGTGCTGCTGCAGTGATATTTGCGCATAATCATCCCTCTGGCATTGCTGAACCGAGTAGTGCTGATCGTGTCATTACCGATCGTTTACAGCAGGCGCTGTCTTTGGTTGATATTCGGGTGCTCGATCACCTCGTCATCGGTGATGGATACTGTGTTTCGTTCGCTGAAAGGGGGTGGATATGA
- a CDS encoding ElyC/SanA/YdcF family protein: MTVILFYLKKVIGMLLMPIPLALIFIAIGFWLLRKRPGRARFSLVLAMMILGLSSWHPIADQLIAPVEGDFALFDIRQSVDAVVVLGSSHNSNPNLPAVMQLSGSALFRLEEGLRIARANPNAILLVSGYAGSDPRPHADIMREAAIELGMTPAKILTFPEARDTEDEAKMMAPYLKGLRVALVSEASHLTRAMVFFQNIGLEPIPAPAYRMASDHSDWRIESRATYKSERAIYEWLGRGWQWLKEVI; this comes from the coding sequence ATGACCGTGATTCTGTTTTACCTAAAAAAGGTTATTGGCATGCTGCTTATGCCGATCCCGTTAGCGCTAATTTTTATCGCCATTGGGTTTTGGCTACTGCGCAAACGTCCGGGTCGTGCACGATTTTCGCTAGTACTCGCTATGATGATTTTAGGACTGAGTAGCTGGCATCCAATTGCCGATCAACTCATTGCTCCCGTCGAAGGCGATTTCGCCCTATTTGATATTCGTCAATCGGTGGATGCTGTTGTGGTACTCGGCAGCAGCCACAACAGCAATCCTAATTTACCTGCGGTAATGCAACTCAGTGGCTCAGCGTTATTTCGCTTAGAAGAAGGATTACGCATCGCCCGCGCGAATCCAAACGCCATATTGCTAGTATCTGGTTACGCAGGCAGTGATCCTCGCCCACATGCCGACATTATGCGTGAAGCGGCGATTGAACTCGGCATGACACCCGCAAAAATTCTGACTTTTCCCGAAGCACGAGATACCGAGGATGAAGCCAAGATGATGGCTCCCTACCTAAAAGGTCTGCGCGTTGCTTTGGTAAGCGAAGCCTCGCACCTAACTCGCGCTATGGTGTTTTTTCAAAACATAGGATTAGAGCCCATTCCGGCCCCCGCCTATCGCATGGCGAGCGACCACAGCGATTGGCGTATAGAATCGCGTGCAACCTACAAAAGCGAACGAGCAATTTACGAATGGCTAGGGCGCGGCTGGCAATGGCTTAAAGAGGTGATTTAA
- the rpmB gene encoding 50S ribosomal protein L28: MSKVCQVTGKGPVTGNNVSHSNIKTKRRFLPNLQSHRFWVESENRFVRLRISTKGMRIIDKKGIDVVLAELRSRGEKV, from the coding sequence ATGTCTAAGGTTTGCCAAGTTACAGGGAAAGGTCCTGTAACCGGGAATAACGTTTCCCACTCAAACATCAAAACTAAACGCCGCTTCCTGCCTAATCTGCAGAGCCACCGTTTTTGGGTGGAAAGCGAGAATCGTTTTGTGCGTCTGCGTATCTCTACCAAAGGTATGCGTATCATCGATAAGAAAGGTATCGATGTTGTTTTAGCTGAGCTGCGTTCACGCGGCGAAAAAGTCTAA
- the rpmG gene encoding 50S ribosomal protein L33, translated as MPRDKIRLVSSAGTGHFYTTDKNKRTMPEKMEIKKFDPVVRQHVMYKEAKIK; from the coding sequence ATGCCACGCGATAAAATCCGTTTAGTATCAAGTGCCGGTACCGGTCACTTCTACACAACTGATAAAAACAAGCGCACCATGCCTGAGAAAATGGAGATCAAGAAATTTGATCCTGTTGTTCGTCAGCACGTGATGTATAAAGAAGCCAAAATTAAGTAA
- the mutM gene encoding bifunctional DNA-formamidopyrimidine glycosylase/DNA-(apurinic or apyrimidinic site) lyase yields MPELPEVETTLRGIEPYLRNVRIERVIVRQPQLRWPIDDDIQLLVGQTVRGLTRRAKYILVETDVGTAIWHLGMSGSLRLVTPTDEPAKHDHVDWVLSNGKVLRYHDPRRFGALLWVLPGEDSTHLSHLGPEPLTDAFDGDYLFARSRGKSQAIKTFIMDGKVVVGVGNIYANESLFLAGIRPTLAAGKVSKARYNELSVIIKDVLGAAIKQGGTTLRDFVGGDGKPGYFAQQLRVYGRGGEECKVCKSLLKEIRQGQRATVFCPQCQR; encoded by the coding sequence ATGCCTGAATTACCAGAAGTTGAAACCACCCTGCGGGGTATTGAGCCTTATCTCCGTAATGTGCGGATTGAGCGCGTGATCGTGCGTCAGCCGCAGTTGCGCTGGCCGATAGACGACGATATTCAATTGTTGGTTGGCCAGACTGTGCGTGGTTTAACGCGTCGAGCCAAATACATCTTGGTTGAAACGGATGTTGGTACTGCAATCTGGCATTTGGGTATGTCGGGCTCGCTGCGCTTAGTAACACCTACTGATGAACCAGCAAAGCATGATCATGTCGACTGGGTGCTGAGTAATGGCAAAGTGTTGCGTTATCACGATCCTCGGCGCTTTGGTGCGCTGTTATGGGTTTTACCAGGTGAAGACAGTACGCATCTGAGTCACCTAGGCCCAGAGCCGCTAACAGATGCCTTTGATGGCGATTATCTATTTGCTCGCAGTCGTGGCAAAAGCCAAGCGATTAAAACCTTCATTATGGATGGCAAGGTGGTGGTTGGCGTGGGCAATATCTATGCAAATGAAAGTCTATTCCTTGCTGGAATACGACCAACTTTGGCGGCAGGGAAGGTGAGTAAAGCGCGCTACAACGAGTTGTCTGTGATTATCAAAGATGTGCTTGGTGCTGCGATTAAACAAGGTGGTACAACCTTGCGCGACTTTGTTGGTGGCGATGGTAAGCCGGGATATTTTGCTCAGCAGCTGCGCGTATATGGCCGTGGTGGCGAAGAATGTAAGGTGTGCAAAAGCCTATTAAAAGAGATTCGCCAAGGGCAGCGAGCCACCGTTTTTTGCCCGCAATGTCAGCGTTAA